One genomic window of Carassius gibelio isolate Cgi1373 ecotype wild population from Czech Republic chromosome A10, carGib1.2-hapl.c, whole genome shotgun sequence includes the following:
- the dbnla gene encoding drebrin-like a isoform X2: MAVNLSKNGPALTDAYNEVVNGRTATNWVLFTYEGNSNDIRVAGKGDGGLEEMVEELNSGKVMYAFCKVLDPSSGVPKFVLINWTGEGVKDIRKGVCANHVHSMANFLRGAHVTINARSDDDAEPAAIMEKVSKGSGVNYNIHKESSQNNSCEPLGRVGSVYKKVSALDEIQITDRESFWAQAEQDEKNRRQEERRKANEERQRLEKERRDHDAREANERERRRREREKEIDQQRLFEKKQEARNEDQEQRKVEKEQKENQSPVKAGILRSESVQKANVSKGSGVNYNIHKESSQNNSCEPLGRVGSVYKKVSALDEIQITDRESFWAQAEQDEKNRRQEERRKANEERQRLEKERRDHDAREANERERRRREREKEIDQQRLFEKKQEARNEDQEQRKEKEQKENQSPVKAGILRPESVQKANEAASVISQRSINPRELFMQKERSLANSATPSSATRPGQLRSPFLSKQAVSADIPPNESRSQPLSPVRPVAAASVSHIPAPVSPVHKTPTFPVKYEDPFSEDPFVTEQAEDSEDEWDDSDEEGSSPDAGKQQSYDVNNIYTNIPSHENLYENVNQDFQNHAGEEAETGGNQNICARALYDYQASDDSEITFDPDDIITGIEMIDEGWWRGYSPDGHYGLFPANYVELL, encoded by the exons ATGGCAGTAAACTTGAGTAAAAACGGACCCGCGCTCACAGACGCCTATAATGAAGTGGTGAACGGGAGAACGGCCACAAACTG GGTGCTGTTCACCTATGAAGGAAACAGTAATGACATTCGGGTGGCAGGGAAGGGAG ATGGTGGGCTTGAAGAAATGGTAGAGGAACTGAACAGCGGCAAAGTCATGTATGCCTTCTGTAAAGTGTTGGACCCCAGCTCTGGAGTTCCCAAGTTTGTGCTCATCAACTGG ACTGGCGAGGGAGTCAAGGACATTAGAAAGGGTGTTTGCGCCAACCACGTTCATTCAATGGCAAATTTTCTGAGG gGTGCCCATGTGACCATCAACGCTCGATCAGATGATGATGCTGAACCTGCAGCCATCATGGAGAAGGTGTCCAAGGGCTCAGGCGTCAACTACAACATCCACAAAGAATCAAGCCAGAACAATAGTTGTGAACCTCTTGGACGTGTG GGTTCTGTCTATAAAAAGGTCAGTGCTTTGGATGAAATCCAAATTACAGACAGAGAAAGCTTCTGGGCTCAGGCTGAG CAAGATGAAAAGAACCGCCGTCAGGAGGAGCGCAGGAAGGCAAATGAGGAGAGGCAGCGTCTGGAGAAAGAACGGAGGGATCATGATGCTCGAGAGGCAAACGAACGAGAGCGAAgacggagggagagagagaaagaaatcgaCCAACAGAG GCTGTTTGAAAAGAAACAAGAGGCACGAAATGAAGACCAGGAGCAAAGAAAAGTG GAGAAAGAGCagaaggaaaaccagtctcctgtCAAAGCAGGAATATTGCGATCTGAGTCTGTGCAGAAGGCCAAT GTGTCCAAGGGCTCAGGCGTCAACTACAACATCCACAAAGAATCAAGCCAGAACAATAGTTGTGAACCTCTCGGACGTGTG GGTTCTGTCTATAAAAAGGTCAGTGCTTTGGATGAAATCCAAATTACAGACAGAGAAAGCTTCTGGGCTCAGGCTGAG CAAGATGAAAAGAACCGCCGTCAGGAGGAGCGCAGGAAGGCAAATGAGGAGAGGCAGCGTCTGGAGAAAGAACGGAGGGATCATGATGCTCGAGAGGCAAACGAACGAGAGCGAAgacggagggagagagagaaagagatcgaCCAACAGAG GTTGTTTGAAAAGAAACAAGAGGCACGAAATGAAGACCAGGAGCAAAGAAAA GAGAAAGAGCagaaggaaaaccagtctcctgtCAAAGCAGGAATATTGCGACCTGAGTCTGTGCAGAAGGCCAAT gAGGCCGCATCAGTCATCTCTCAGCGTTCAATCAATCccagagagctgttcatgcagaAGGAGAGAAGCTTGGCCAACAGTGCAACACCTTCTTCAGCCACCCGACCAG GTCAGTTGAGAAGCCCATTTTTATCCAAGCAAGCAGTCAGTGCAGACATCCCTCCCAATGAAAGCAGGTCTCAGCCTTTATCTCCAGTTCGCCCTGTGGCAGCTGCTTCAGTTTCACATATACCAGCTCCAGTCTCTCCTGTGCACAAAACTCCGACTTTCCCAGTAAAATATGAAG ACCCCTTCTCTGAAGATCCATTTGTGACTGAACAAGCCGAGGATTCTGAAGATGAATGGGatg ATTCAGATGAGGAGGGATCGAGCCCTGATGCTGGGAAACAACAAAGTTATGATGTAAACAACATCTACACCAACATCCCCTCACATGAAAATCTCTACGAGAATGTTAACCAG GATTTCCAAAACCATGCTGGTGAGGAAGCGGAGACGGGTGGAAACCAGAACATCTGCGCAAGAGCACTTTATGATTACCAAGCTT CTGATGACTCGGAGATCACCTTTGACCCGGATGATATAATCACAGGGATCGAGATGATAGATGAAGGCTGGTGGAGAGGTTACAGTCCTGATGGTCACTACGGATTGTTTCCTGCTAATTATGTTGAGCTTCTTTAA
- the dbnla gene encoding drebrin-like a isoform X1, with amino-acid sequence MAVNLSKNGPALTDAYNEVVNGRTATNWVLFTYEGNSNDIRVAGKGDGGLEEMVEELNSGKVMYAFCKVLDPSSGVPKFVLINWTGEGVKDIRKGVCANHVHSMANFLRGAHVTINARSDDDAEPAAIMEKVSKGSGVNYNIHKESSQNNSCEPLGRVGSVYKKVSALDEIQITDRESFWAQAEQDEKNRRQEERRKANEERQRLEKERRDHDAREANERERRRREREKEIDQQRLFEKKQEARNEDQEQRKVEKEQKENQSPVKAGILRSESVQKANVSKGSGVNYNIHKESSQNNSCEPLGRVGSVYKKVSALDEIQITDRESFWAQAEQDEKNRRQEERRKANEERQRLEKERRDHDAREANERERRRREREKEIDQQRLFEKKQEARNEDQEQRKVEKEQKENQSPVKAGILRPESVQKANEAASVISQRSINPRELFMQKERSLANSATPSSATRPGQLRSPFLSKQAVSADIPPNESRSQPLSPVRPVAAASVSHIPAPVSPVHKTPTFPVKYEDPFSEDPFVTEQAEDSEDEWDDSDEEGSSPDAGKQQSYDVNNIYTNIPSHENLYENVNQDFQNHAGEEAETGGNQNICARALYDYQASDDSEITFDPDDIITGIEMIDEGWWRGYSPDGHYGLFPANYVELL; translated from the exons ATGGCAGTAAACTTGAGTAAAAACGGACCCGCGCTCACAGACGCCTATAATGAAGTGGTGAACGGGAGAACGGCCACAAACTG GGTGCTGTTCACCTATGAAGGAAACAGTAATGACATTCGGGTGGCAGGGAAGGGAG ATGGTGGGCTTGAAGAAATGGTAGAGGAACTGAACAGCGGCAAAGTCATGTATGCCTTCTGTAAAGTGTTGGACCCCAGCTCTGGAGTTCCCAAGTTTGTGCTCATCAACTGG ACTGGCGAGGGAGTCAAGGACATTAGAAAGGGTGTTTGCGCCAACCACGTTCATTCAATGGCAAATTTTCTGAGG gGTGCCCATGTGACCATCAACGCTCGATCAGATGATGATGCTGAACCTGCAGCCATCATGGAGAAGGTGTCCAAGGGCTCAGGCGTCAACTACAACATCCACAAAGAATCAAGCCAGAACAATAGTTGTGAACCTCTTGGACGTGTG GGTTCTGTCTATAAAAAGGTCAGTGCTTTGGATGAAATCCAAATTACAGACAGAGAAAGCTTCTGGGCTCAGGCTGAG CAAGATGAAAAGAACCGCCGTCAGGAGGAGCGCAGGAAGGCAAATGAGGAGAGGCAGCGTCTGGAGAAAGAACGGAGGGATCATGATGCTCGAGAGGCAAACGAACGAGAGCGAAgacggagggagagagagaaagaaatcgaCCAACAGAG GCTGTTTGAAAAGAAACAAGAGGCACGAAATGAAGACCAGGAGCAAAGAAAAGTG GAGAAAGAGCagaaggaaaaccagtctcctgtCAAAGCAGGAATATTGCGATCTGAGTCTGTGCAGAAGGCCAAT GTGTCCAAGGGCTCAGGCGTCAACTACAACATCCACAAAGAATCAAGCCAGAACAATAGTTGTGAACCTCTCGGACGTGTG GGTTCTGTCTATAAAAAGGTCAGTGCTTTGGATGAAATCCAAATTACAGACAGAGAAAGCTTCTGGGCTCAGGCTGAG CAAGATGAAAAGAACCGCCGTCAGGAGGAGCGCAGGAAGGCAAATGAGGAGAGGCAGCGTCTGGAGAAAGAACGGAGGGATCATGATGCTCGAGAGGCAAACGAACGAGAGCGAAgacggagggagagagagaaagagatcgaCCAACAGAG GTTGTTTGAAAAGAAACAAGAGGCACGAAATGAAGACCAGGAGCAAAGAAAAGTG GAGAAAGAGCagaaggaaaaccagtctcctgtCAAAGCAGGAATATTGCGACCTGAGTCTGTGCAGAAGGCCAAT gAGGCCGCATCAGTCATCTCTCAGCGTTCAATCAATCccagagagctgttcatgcagaAGGAGAGAAGCTTGGCCAACAGTGCAACACCTTCTTCAGCCACCCGACCAG GTCAGTTGAGAAGCCCATTTTTATCCAAGCAAGCAGTCAGTGCAGACATCCCTCCCAATGAAAGCAGGTCTCAGCCTTTATCTCCAGTTCGCCCTGTGGCAGCTGCTTCAGTTTCACATATACCAGCTCCAGTCTCTCCTGTGCACAAAACTCCGACTTTCCCAGTAAAATATGAAG ACCCCTTCTCTGAAGATCCATTTGTGACTGAACAAGCCGAGGATTCTGAAGATGAATGGGatg ATTCAGATGAGGAGGGATCGAGCCCTGATGCTGGGAAACAACAAAGTTATGATGTAAACAACATCTACACCAACATCCCCTCACATGAAAATCTCTACGAGAATGTTAACCAG GATTTCCAAAACCATGCTGGTGAGGAAGCGGAGACGGGTGGAAACCAGAACATCTGCGCAAGAGCACTTTATGATTACCAAGCTT CTGATGACTCGGAGATCACCTTTGACCCGGATGATATAATCACAGGGATCGAGATGATAGATGAAGGCTGGTGGAGAGGTTACAGTCCTGATGGTCACTACGGATTGTTTCCTGCTAATTATGTTGAGCTTCTTTAA
- the dbnla gene encoding drebrin-like a isoform X3 yields MAVNLSKNGPALTDAYNEVVNGRTATNWVLFTYEGNSNDIRVAGKGDGGLEEMVEELNSGKVMYAFCKVLDPSSGVPKFVLINWTGEGVKDIRKGVCANHVHSMANFLRGAHVTINARSDDDAEPAAIMEKVSKGSGVNYNIHKESSQNNSCEPLGRVGSVYKKVSALDEIQITDRESFWAQAEQDEKNRRQEERRKANEERQRLEKERRDHDAREANERERRRREREKEIDQQRLFEKKQEARNEDQEQRKVEKEQKENQSPVKAGILRSESVQKANEAASVISQRSINPRELFMQKERSLANSATPSSATRPGQLRSPFLSKQAVSADIPPNESRSQPLSPVRPVAAASVSHIPAPVSPVHKTPTFPVKYEDPFSEDPFVTEQAEDSEDEWDDSDEEGSSPDAGKQQSYDVNNIYTNIPSHENLYENVNQDFQNHAGEEAETGGNQNICARALYDYQASDDSEITFDPDDIITGIEMIDEGWWRGYSPDGHYGLFPANYVELL; encoded by the exons ATGGCAGTAAACTTGAGTAAAAACGGACCCGCGCTCACAGACGCCTATAATGAAGTGGTGAACGGGAGAACGGCCACAAACTG GGTGCTGTTCACCTATGAAGGAAACAGTAATGACATTCGGGTGGCAGGGAAGGGAG ATGGTGGGCTTGAAGAAATGGTAGAGGAACTGAACAGCGGCAAAGTCATGTATGCCTTCTGTAAAGTGTTGGACCCCAGCTCTGGAGTTCCCAAGTTTGTGCTCATCAACTGG ACTGGCGAGGGAGTCAAGGACATTAGAAAGGGTGTTTGCGCCAACCACGTTCATTCAATGGCAAATTTTCTGAGG gGTGCCCATGTGACCATCAACGCTCGATCAGATGATGATGCTGAACCTGCAGCCATCATGGAGAAGGTGTCCAAGGGCTCAGGCGTCAACTACAACATCCACAAAGAATCAAGCCAGAACAATAGTTGTGAACCTCTTGGACGTGTG GGTTCTGTCTATAAAAAGGTCAGTGCTTTGGATGAAATCCAAATTACAGACAGAGAAAGCTTCTGGGCTCAGGCTGAG CAAGATGAAAAGAACCGCCGTCAGGAGGAGCGCAGGAAGGCAAATGAGGAGAGGCAGCGTCTGGAGAAAGAACGGAGGGATCATGATGCTCGAGAGGCAAACGAACGAGAGCGAAgacggagggagagagagaaagaaatcgaCCAACAGAG GCTGTTTGAAAAGAAACAAGAGGCACGAAATGAAGACCAGGAGCAAAGAAAAGTG GAGAAAGAGCagaaggaaaaccagtctcctgtCAAAGCAGGAATATTGCGATCTGAGTCTGTGCAGAAGGCCAAT gAGGCCGCATCAGTCATCTCTCAGCGTTCAATCAATCccagagagctgttcatgcagaAGGAGAGAAGCTTGGCCAACAGTGCAACACCTTCTTCAGCCACCCGACCAG GTCAGTTGAGAAGCCCATTTTTATCCAAGCAAGCAGTCAGTGCAGACATCCCTCCCAATGAAAGCAGGTCTCAGCCTTTATCTCCAGTTCGCCCTGTGGCAGCTGCTTCAGTTTCACATATACCAGCTCCAGTCTCTCCTGTGCACAAAACTCCGACTTTCCCAGTAAAATATGAAG ACCCCTTCTCTGAAGATCCATTTGTGACTGAACAAGCCGAGGATTCTGAAGATGAATGGGatg ATTCAGATGAGGAGGGATCGAGCCCTGATGCTGGGAAACAACAAAGTTATGATGTAAACAACATCTACACCAACATCCCCTCACATGAAAATCTCTACGAGAATGTTAACCAG GATTTCCAAAACCATGCTGGTGAGGAAGCGGAGACGGGTGGAAACCAGAACATCTGCGCAAGAGCACTTTATGATTACCAAGCTT CTGATGACTCGGAGATCACCTTTGACCCGGATGATATAATCACAGGGATCGAGATGATAGATGAAGGCTGGTGGAGAGGTTACAGTCCTGATGGTCACTACGGATTGTTTCCTGCTAATTATGTTGAGCTTCTTTAA